The genomic stretch TATCGTTTGCtaccggtattgaatctcataaaactggtacattgagggcgttctaCCAAgtctgggctgagattattctgggttctctccatcacCGAAGAAGATtgttctcctcctcttacatcagtcctgatcacaaatatactctcttctggattggaagaagaattgaactcaacatctccaacattctctttcagaatctgaaaatggctattgaagagtcaagagatgaagaacgtgaggagtatcctcatcttcaaagaaaGGCTATTCCTtacgccagaatgatttcagacattctgatagaaagtgatttgatggactctctaaagactattgggacgtctaaattcttTAGAGTCACTCAGGGTCATATCTTCAATGGTTTTGATCTGCTAAGAATGGAACTTATCAAGGAGATAATTTCTATTCCTTTTGTCTtctcagatattctgaccagaagaattccagttgaaggctttgctaccttgttccaagcagaacttcacaaggctgttaagcattatttggaagcttctgtaagaactcaatcttctgttgatcctgcgtggatccgtggaagagtgcttccttctcaagctgaccttcagaagaaggatcagaagaagcaagaagcaaggctgaagagaaatgctgcagaagaagctgctaaggaagctaagaagcagaaggttACTTATTACACTCTTAAAGTAGATTCTTTTTAAGCAATAAGAACAGGTAATTTCTCCAGGAAAGTATATCAACCACCTCTTTCTGAAtctcaatcttctatccaacctcctccttctgaacctcacaacaccttcaccattccaaatcctcctccaccatctctttctacacctatcttgaaccccactccactaaatgtctatcctctcacacccactgatataccatcctcatcaaccatctccacagatattccatcctcttcaacCACAACACCTCCACCTTctttcactagtacaaaaatgttaatttacacccgttttttattaaatttacacccattatttttaataaaaatcgggtgtatatccacagggtgagaaatgtctaacgcatttacaccctattttaaaacgggtgtaaatacgttcgtaattactccctattttaagaatatcgggtgtaaatatgttctatgttacaccctattttaacaaaaatcgggtgtaatttggcgtaattatgtttttaattacaccctattttaacaaaaatcgggtataattacgtttttaattacaccctgttttaataaaaatcgggtgtaattgagcataattacatttttaattacaccctgttttagtaaaaatcggatgtaattgagcgtaattacgttttaattacaccctgttttaataaaaatcgggtgtaattacgttttaattacactctattttaattaaaattgggtgtagatatgttcttaattacaccctattttaataaaaatcgggtgtaaatatgtcatttatgaatgaacaattatattatatttaaatctatttacaccctatttcatatacaccatttagttatatttcattttcagtcataatattgcaaatactataaaatcatattttaactaagtcaaaatatttttaatattaaccaaaaagtatacaatatcatgtgcattcataatatttcaagtactataaaatcatacacataaaatgGCATCCTTTACCATAAACATTGAGTGGATGACCAACAACAGCCTGAACACAAAATCGATTCAACACAGTTCCAAATATAGCATCATAATCAAATCTATTACACAGCTCTTCATGCATTGCAGTCTCGTCTGTTTTTACTCCGTATACCACTCCTTGATTCAGATCAGTTGCCTGAATCCCCCAAGCTTTACAAGTGAAAGCTATGTTATGTGAATCATGCACCTTGCTTAAATGATAGAACGAGCTAGGTTGCTTCGGATATGGCAAAGTGCCAGTTCTCCCATTGTGAGTAATGGTAATATAACCTTCCTCAATATCAATATTCGGAGTCCCGTATTCACCCATTGTCCCAAGCTTAACCAAATGGAAATCCTCTTTATACTCTTTTATAGCAAAGAGCACATTCAGTGTCCCAAAAACATTGTTTTGCTGCCTATACACCGCTCTTGACAGATCTATCATAGAAAGATGGAGGGTGGTCGCCCAACCACAATATCCATCTCCACCAATGACCATGACTCACTTCGGTTTGAAAGGCTCCCCGGAACTAGTTTGAACCACAATATCCTTTCTTTGTCTAAATTAACAGGACGATCCCGCCTATCATTGATTGCAGAATTGCTATCGACATCATTTCTAGGAGTAGAAACACGTGTGCCTAACCCAACTTGTTGAGAGACGCCATCTGATTTTCCAGCTCCAGCAGTTACATTAGAAAGGCCCGACCTacaaaaatatacataaaaatatCATTTACCTAGCATAGCCTACACTATAAAGATAACCAACAGGAActtgttttttcagaaaaataaaaaaactgtTGCATGATATCTTCCATTGAAGATCCTTAAAATCAGAGAGCATAATCCCTCAAAACAATATCTACTTATATAAAAAGATTGGTTTGAAGCCTTTCACCATTAACAATATAAAAGGAAAAAACCACAAAAGCtctctcatttatttttttttattttttcagtaTTGCACTTTgtccgtcaaagaaagagaaTCGAACAAATTACCATTGGTAGAATGAGTGCGTTGTATATATCCAAAACCATATTTAAATGTGACTAGTAATTTACAGTGAGGCAATACTACAGCCTTCCCTGCCTAAAGTAGAATTGTCGTTGTTGATGACGTTGCTTTGATGTTGTTGTTCGCGTCAGTAGCGGATTATTGCGGACTGGTGAGTGATTTGAGCCGTGATGATTTACGGATGATGATTGTTGTTACCGATTCCAAAATTGAAGCAGAGTTGATGTCAAATTGGTTTGTGTTGCTTGCTGAACAAGATATGTTGTGGATGCCACTTGTCTAgtaataaataatgaaaaatggGAGTTCTTTTACTGTTTTTGTCAACTATATCAAgaactttacattttataaaggCTAGATTACTTACGGATGCCACTGGAGATAAAAGTTGAGGAACCTCATAAGAAGCCGTCGGCTGTAATGGCAAAAATACAAAACAGCAATAGTTAGTGCTTGACTCAAATGCTGAATGGGGATCGgggaagaaaaaaaaggagaaaacacTATGTACTATAACTTTTAAGTTTTCCTAATTTCATGTTAGAAGTTAAAACCATGGAAAAAACTGTTTATGGGACTGATATAAAGAGTTATTCCTTAGTGTGGATACATGTGATGTGCCACCTAGTCATGCACTGGATTGATAAAGATAGGCAATTATTTGACCCAATAAGAACATGCAGTGAATCGGTGATGCAGCTAGTTGGACAAATACTGCATTGAGAAACTTACATTGGTATTGATTTAACCCAATTTTCCCCTCTTAATATGAGATTAAAGTAAATTGGCAACAGTTATACAAGAAAGATTGAATTGTTATCAATAAAAAAGAGCTGAAATTAGTAAAAATGTATGAAAGGCCTTACTTCTACTACGCATGAAGAGGGACCTTTTGGAAAGAATCGTACAACGCCTCTGCCACATGAGAAATTGAGATTAGATTAAAACTGTGTGTTAAGCATGCTTATGCAGAATGTATTTTTATGGTGATTGTTATCGATTATGGTGATCTTAGGTAATAGAAAACATAACATGACAGGAAAGAACGGAGATGAAATCTTGTTATGCGCGGATTtgtatttgagtttctaacatgaGGAAAGCGAAAACAACACTTGAGAGGCTGACACATAGTTTTTCGAGGAATAAGATAACGTCTCCGATCGCATTAACACGCCCAATCCGTAAGATGTTATAGCAATCTGCAGAAAGAAAAATTAACAGAAAAGAATGACTCACCAAGTAAGTAATGAATTGAAACTACTTTCTCGGGTATAATCTTATCTTCAAACTCAAATTATAGTTTCTATTGGACATATGCTAGTAGATTAGTTCAAACAAGTCAATTCAAACGGACTCCAAGTTACATTTGGGAAAGGGATTGAGATAATTGAGAAGAAAACAATGGTTGAAATTTATGTTCATCTAATATAATTTCTCGTGTGTATTTGACAGAGTATCAACCAGTGACTCAAGTTGATAGCATGGttcatgaatatttttaaaaatgtaacaaaataaaaacttaagTTCTCACTTTGGTCAAACTAAAAGTAAGAAAGCTTTCTAAGGAAGGGTTTTAAGGCATACTTGAGAGCATGTAATACTGTCTTCAACGTTATGCCTGTTCCAATTATTGTCATCTGTATAAGCTTCCCAACGTGAAATGGAAATGCTTTGGTCCAAAATCATCGAACCCTGAACAAGAATATATGCAAATTAGCAAACAGATTTAAACCAGGACAATTTCATGTTACTGAATAGGTAATGTTCTGCAATAAAACAAGATGAATTGAATTGAACAGGTAGAAATATCACAATATATTAAGCTAAAATATACTCTTGAATGTAATTGGTGAAATTTTAACGACTTGACAAAGAAGGTAAGAACCTTACATTAAGCAATAATGCAGTTCCCAGGGCATAAGCTTCCTTAAAAGTCACATATGCAGTAtaatcaaaaaatttatttacttataTTGCCAATTGATTAGTATTGataatatgaaaaatataaagCAATGCAGCCAAAGTCAGTAACTCATGGGAGCACGcagtaaacaaacaaacaaaccagaGATTCTTCACTTTCCCCCTCCACAGGCTCTGCTAGTAGAGACACAATATTAGCCAAATGCTTTTGCAGATAAGACAGCTGATGTGCTTCTTCATCACCCTGCGACGGCGTAAACCGCTTACTGTTGCTCCGCACAAGCTGCAATTGCAAACCATTCAAAACCAACATCGACACTTTCACAACATCAAGTCAACAGAAATCACTCCAAACAAATTGTGAGCATCTCAATCCAATTACAGGAATTAAGCAATGCATTATTCATAACATCATATGAAAGTGTATTGCAAGGATCGAAGAAAGAAAACGGTGAATTCACCTGAAGCGGCGTGAGAGCGAACAAGTATCCATCAAAAGCGGAAGTGGAAGGCCAAACATCCGCTACAGCGGAGGAATCCTTAGGCGTCAGCGGGAGGAGACTCTTGTaggattgaatgtatagaaacaAAACGAGATCATGAACATCGACGCTATCAGATTCGGATTCGGCAGGGAGAATCGAAACTCACAGCCACTATCTCACTCTTCTTCGCAAACTTGGGCCATTGTAACACAGATTCAGTGAAATGGGCGAATCTCAGTTTCGTGAATCTAGGTTTCGGAGATGAATCAGAGTTTCGTGAATCTAGGTTTAGGTGAATTTGGGTTTCGTGCGTCAATATCAGTTTTGTAAATATGTTGAAACTATTTTTAGTCTCATTTTTCTTCAGTTAAAATGAATGGTGTGTTACTACTTTCTGATTAAGAGGGTATTAATTTCTTTCATTATTAATATTCACCTACTAATTAATTAATGTGTTTAAAAGAAATAGTTATTAACATAATTGATCAGATTATTTTATTCACCTAAtaaatttagatcattaatattcacctattaatttgttaataatatttaatttatttgctaATATGTTaatatttagattaaatattttaagttataaaattaaatatatttttttagtctatataaatttacacccgtttttatttTAACAGGAGTAATTGagatttgattataataatatttttaatttaaacccgtttttaaAAAATTGGGTGTATATTGTCATCTGATAATATTTAAAATGACATTTTATTTACAAAAGTGCCATCGTGTTacttatttacacccgtttttagtatatcgggtgtaaattttaaaattatattgttgttTTTGCACTAGTGTTtatcccatccctttcctaccagaaaatccaacccatactaccttctctaccctgactacaaattcactttcaatcctcctgaacctgaacctcacaTCTACCTAGAGTTGTTCAGACAagaagttatcagtaggctggatctcttgcaagatgccttcttcaatgacctttatgatgtttctactagaaacctctggagaagctttcgccaagattttcaggtgggagctatggctgttcagaagagactagtggctgctgctcctggttatgctggatatcttcttgaagttgataatGGTGTATATTTTCATCCTATAaaaaacaggagagttcttgaggagaagatgtttgttgatgagttgctggacaatccttgcagggatattgtggtctggagacctaggtATCCAGTtatgactggagacttcaagtccttgtttgactttccgagggaaaatccttctgaggaagaccccgatttggtcattccagaagttgttgacccgccagaagttgaaggtccttctgccccaaggaatcttgctgtcattcttcaagctcttgaaaatggagattctgatcttcctgctcctgtgtatgaagaagatgctgatatgggagaagctgatgttgaagatcatcctgctgagtctattcctgttgaggaaaatcaagttgATGATCTAATAATGGAAGTTGCTGTTGGgaatgttgtccctctgaacagaagttgtgaagcttcttctgatgaaccctctcttctggtgaa from Vicia villosa cultivar HV-30 ecotype Madison, WI linkage group LG4, Vvil1.0, whole genome shotgun sequence encodes the following:
- the LOC131596988 gene encoding UDP-sulfoquinovose synthase, chloroplastic-like, which produces MVIGGDGYCGWATTLHLSMIDLSRAVYRQQNNVFGTLNVLFAIKEYKEDFHLVKLGTMGEYGTPNIDIEEGYITITHNGRTGTLPYPKQPSSFYHLSKVHDSHNIAFTCKAWGIQATDLNQGVVYGVKTDETAMHEELCNRFDYDAIFGTVLNRFCVQAVVGHPLNVYGKGCHFMCMIL